One window of the Thamnophis elegans isolate rThaEle1 chromosome 6, rThaEle1.pri, whole genome shotgun sequence genome contains the following:
- the LOC116510703 gene encoding ubiquitin carboxyl-terminal hydrolase 12, protein MEILMTVSKIASICTMGANASALEKEIGPEQFPVNEHYFGLVNFGNTCYCNSVLQALYFCRPFREKVLAYKSQPRKKESLLTCLADLFHSIATQKKKVGVIPPKKFITRLRKENELFDNYMQQDAHEFLNYLLNTVADILQEEKKQEKQNGRLPNGSIDSENNNSPDPTWVHEIFQGTLTNETRCLTCETISSKDEDFLDLSVDVEQNTSITHCLRGFSNTETLCSEYKYYCEECRSKQEAHKRMKVKKLPMILALHLKRFKYMDQLHRYTKLSYRVVFPLELRLFNTSGDATNPDRMYDLVAVVVHCGSGPNRGHYIAIVKSHDFWLLFDDDIVEKIDAQAIEDFYGLTSDISKNSESGYILFYQSRD, encoded by the exons ATGGAAATCCTAATGACAGTCTCCAAAATAGCCTCCATCTGTACCATG gGCGCTAATGCCTCAGCCTTAGAGAAAGAAATTGGTCCAGAACAATTCCCAGTCAATGAACATTATTTTGGTTTAGTAAAT TTTGGAAATACATGCTACTGTAATTCAGTTCTTCAGGCACTTTATTTCTGTCGACCATTTCGAGAGAAAGTCTTGGCATACAAGAGTCAGCCCAGAAAAAAAGAGAGTCTTCTCACCTGCTTAGCTGACCTCTTCCACAGTATAGCCACCCAGAAGAAGAAAGTAGGAGTGATACCTCCTAAAAAGTTCATAACAAGACTACGAAAAGAGAATg AGCTGTTCGACAATTATATGCAGCAAGATGCACATGAATTTTTGAACTATTTGCTGAATACAGTGGCAGATATTTTGCAAGAAGAGAAAAAACAGGAGAAACAGAATGGTCGTCTACCTAATGGCAGCATCGATAGCGAAAACAATAATTCCCCAGATCCAACATGGGTTCATGAAATCTTCCAGGGAACATTAACCAATGAAACAAGGTGTCTCACCTGTGAAACT ATAAGCAGCAAAGATGAAGATTTTTTAGATCTTTCTGTTGATGTGGAACAAAACACTTCAATCACACATTGTTTAAG GGGTTTTAGCAACACAGAAACCTTGTGCAGTGAATATAAATATTACTGTGAAGAATGTCGCAGTAAACAGGAAGCACACAAAAG AATGAAAGTAAAAAAGCTGCCTATGATTCTTGCTCTTCATCTGAAAAGATTTAAATACATGGACCAGCTACATCGATATACAAAACTCTCCTATAGGGTAGTATTTCCTTTAGAACTTCGGCTATTTAATACGTCTGGTGATGCCACAAATCCTGACAGAATGTATGATCTTGTGGCAGTAGTAGTTCACTGTGGAag tgGACCTAACAGAGGACACTATATTGCTATTGTAAAAAGTCATGATTTTTGGCTGCTCTTTGATGATGACATTGTAGAG AAAATAGATGCCCAAGCTATTGAAGATTTCTACGGGTTGACATCAGATATTTCAAAAAACTCAGAATCTggttatattctcttctatcagtccCGGGACTGA